In Persicimonas caeni, a single window of DNA contains:
- the tnpA gene encoding IS200/IS605 family transposase, with product MATKSYCEIYIHLVWRTKYSRRILSGDLELFVHQRLREIGKELDLTPLAVNSAWDHVHSFYRWHASTAVERAVRVMKSKTAVEWNKGLRNGEHRGEELKWQVGYGAVSTWMEDMRVVQNYVDKQKEHHRDEEVWTPFEKVRFDETPEADDEAVTYLAAVSGASWDGGGRRDAG from the coding sequence ATGGCAACGAAGAGCTACTGCGAGATCTACATCCATCTCGTTTGGCGTACGAAATACAGCCGCCGCATCTTGAGCGGCGACCTCGAACTATTCGTTCATCAAAGACTGCGCGAAATTGGTAAGGAGCTCGACTTGACGCCGTTGGCCGTCAATTCGGCGTGGGACCATGTGCATTCGTTCTACCGCTGGCATGCATCAACTGCGGTCGAGAGAGCCGTGCGTGTCATGAAATCGAAGACGGCGGTGGAGTGGAACAAAGGTCTTCGCAACGGTGAGCATCGTGGCGAGGAGCTGAAGTGGCAGGTCGGCTACGGCGCCGTCAGCACGTGGATGGAGGATATGCGTGTGGTCCAAAACTACGTGGATAAGCAGAAAGAGCATCATCGCGACGAGGAGGTCTGGACGCCTTTCGAAAAGGTGCGGTTTGACGAAACCCCGGAGGCGGATGATGAGGCTGTGACGTACCTGGCTGCGGTTTCGGGCGCCTCGTGGGATGGCGGCGGCCGGCGGGATGCGGGGTGA
- a CDS encoding serine/threonine-protein kinase, whose translation MSDDALSLGDIVEDLSQILEMVQQREQSGAPASYDAIQAETSGQLHLHILSYIRFLEGQDFLVYDRINDELTVPSGGQQALAAPETWQQDVYEAFAEHIGDDAIDEEDVDELLDGVDDGFLDQIASGIEEVSAELEAEEAAQQAAQQAGFEDSTPQTNEVEPEMAFDGPGPQGSTEQGFTEQGFTEQGFTQDPVDDSAEPDFAPAAEAGSQDATPNSTDAMNGQGLQGQSQGGVTISANPSTAEMYTRQDELGSGGVGTVYRASQTKLARDVALKEINQVFNVFAGVKRDDIIDAFTHVVQQQASLVHPNIVQVIDIETQVEYPFVVTQYAPKGNLRRLIEMEDRPKLSVALKYFMQILAGLKTAHDSGVIHGNLKPENVVLDAAGNAMLSDFGLSSIVEREGGNSAHVYVGVGTVAYMSPEQFQNPNAATIKSDIYSLGIMFYEMLTGKVPGRRSPMPSSFYPDIPRKLDDIFDKMSMDAQEDRYDSTEEILADLYAADEVMSLLDNRSGVLFMTDPIEHGELGGIAVAGGGVGLGEESSSEMGLEESSISEVSEVSEADEDSEAEEVDEAEASEAEEAAEQSEAEDAGDPEAEEADDAEESEADDASDPDDVLDKLDKYGDMFDD comes from the coding sequence ATGTCAGACGACGCCCTGTCCCTCGGGGACATCGTCGAGGACCTAAGCCAGATCCTCGAGATGGTCCAGCAACGGGAGCAATCCGGTGCTCCCGCCTCTTACGACGCCATCCAAGCTGAAACGTCCGGTCAACTCCACCTGCACATCCTGAGCTATATTCGCTTCTTGGAGGGGCAGGACTTTCTGGTCTACGACCGCATCAATGACGAGCTGACCGTGCCGTCGGGAGGCCAGCAGGCGCTGGCGGCGCCCGAGACGTGGCAGCAGGACGTCTACGAGGCCTTCGCCGAGCATATCGGCGACGACGCCATCGACGAAGAGGACGTCGACGAGCTGCTCGACGGAGTCGACGACGGCTTTCTGGACCAGATCGCCTCGGGGATCGAGGAGGTCAGCGCCGAGCTCGAGGCCGAGGAAGCCGCCCAGCAGGCGGCCCAGCAGGCCGGCTTCGAGGATTCGACCCCGCAGACCAACGAGGTCGAGCCCGAGATGGCCTTCGACGGCCCCGGCCCCCAAGGATCAACCGAGCAAGGATTCACCGAGCAAGGATTCACCGAGCAAGGATTCACCCAGGACCCGGTGGACGATTCCGCCGAGCCCGATTTCGCGCCGGCCGCCGAGGCCGGCAGCCAAGACGCAACGCCTAACTCAACGGACGCTATGAACGGACAAGGACTTCAGGGACAATCGCAAGGAGGCGTGACCATCTCCGCCAACCCGTCGACCGCGGAGATGTATACCCGCCAAGACGAGCTTGGAAGCGGTGGCGTGGGCACGGTCTACCGCGCCAGCCAGACCAAGTTGGCCCGCGATGTCGCCCTCAAAGAGATCAACCAGGTCTTCAACGTGTTCGCCGGGGTCAAGCGCGACGACATCATCGATGCGTTCACCCACGTGGTCCAGCAGCAGGCGAGCCTGGTGCACCCGAATATCGTCCAGGTCATCGACATCGAGACCCAGGTCGAGTACCCGTTCGTGGTCACCCAGTACGCGCCCAAGGGCAACCTGCGCCGGCTCATCGAGATGGAGGACCGGCCCAAGCTGAGCGTGGCGCTCAAGTACTTCATGCAGATTCTGGCGGGCCTCAAGACCGCCCACGACTCCGGCGTCATCCACGGCAACCTCAAGCCGGAGAACGTCGTGCTCGACGCCGCCGGCAACGCCATGCTCTCGGACTTCGGCCTGTCGAGCATCGTCGAGCGCGAGGGCGGCAACTCGGCGCACGTGTATGTGGGCGTGGGCACCGTCGCCTACATGAGCCCCGAGCAGTTCCAGAACCCCAACGCCGCCACCATCAAGAGCGACATCTACTCGCTGGGCATCATGTTCTACGAGATGCTCACCGGCAAAGTCCCCGGCCGACGCTCGCCGATGCCCTCGAGCTTCTACCCGGACATCCCGCGCAAGCTCGACGACATCTTCGACAAGATGTCGATGGACGCCCAGGAAGACCGCTACGACTCCACCGAGGAGATTCTGGCCGACCTGTACGCCGCCGACGAGGTGATGAGCCTGCTCGACAACCGCTCGGGCGTGCTGTTCATGACCGACCCCATCGAGCACGGCGAGCTCGGCGGCATCGCCGTGGCAGGCGGCGGTGTGGGGCTCGGCGAGGAGTCGAGCTCGGAGATGGGCCTCGAGGAGTCGTCGATTTCGGAGGTCTCCGAGGTCTCGGAAGCCGACGAAGACAGCGAAGCCGAAGAGGTCGACGAGGCCGAGGCGTCGGAGGCCGAAGAGGCCGCCGAGCAGAGCGAGGCCGAGGACGCAGGAGACCCGGAGGCCGAAGAGGCCGACGACGCCGAGGAGTCCGAAGCTGACGACGCCAGCGATCCTGACGACGTGCTCGACAAGCTCGACAAGTACGGCGACATGTTCGACGACTGA
- a CDS encoding gamma carbonic anhydrase family protein, with the protein MSDDTILPFEGALPELGEDVYIAEGARVIGNVELGDHASVWYNAVLRGDLEKITIGARTNVQDGTVIHIESGQYATNIGEGVTIGHKALVHACTIGDNCLIGMGSIILDGAVIEDNCLVAAGAVVTPGKTFPAGSLIMGTPAKVVRELSYEEIEGFRDSAAHYVELARRHRDS; encoded by the coding sequence ATGTCCGACGACACCATCCTCCCCTTCGAAGGCGCCCTGCCCGAGCTGGGCGAAGACGTCTACATCGCCGAGGGCGCCCGCGTCATCGGCAACGTCGAACTCGGCGACCATGCCAGCGTCTGGTACAACGCGGTGCTGCGCGGCGATCTCGAAAAGATCACCATCGGCGCACGCACCAACGTCCAAGACGGCACGGTCATCCACATCGAGAGCGGCCAATACGCCACCAACATCGGCGAGGGCGTCACCATCGGCCACAAGGCGCTGGTCCACGCCTGCACCATCGGCGACAACTGCCTGATCGGCATGGGCAGCATCATCCTCGACGGCGCCGTCATCGAGGACAACTGCCTGGTGGCCGCCGGCGCCGTCGTCACCCCCGGCAAGACCTTCCCCGCCGGCAGCCTGATCATGGGCACGCCCGCCAAAGTCGTGCGCGAATTGTCCTACGAGGAAATCGAGGGATTTCGCGACTCCGCCGCGCATTACGTGGAGCTGGCGCGGCGTCATCGCGATTCGTAA
- a CDS encoding Ig-like domain-containing protein: MSALTHTTSAVSSPTVSGELELDAPVLAPHLDDQFDPEIAFDGTNFWVVFVEQKYSGRAEIRGVRISPLGHVLDPKGIRLASLTWLHPSSFIPVDVSIACITGQCLVSYSAYWDYGPYETRAFRIDADGNRLEQQDMVVEIGGLYPKVATDGANYLVAVRAGGSGGYELRARRISAGGQFMEAQPFVIASSQRRLWLADIAFGQSTYLLTYVEGQSPYDHNAVRVSTAGAVLDPGGISLCTQCGGRLSMVAGAGKFLVTRPGSTGLHGQFITEDGVIDPQTFSPAGVRFSKALTYDGHSFVVSWPTLGGIVTSRLSDTGALLDPTPRQVATRLGRSGVGLSAASDGHKTLMVWNVRELLSGLNLYAARISRSGAILDSGGFIPYGQDSRRSMVELATNGDGYFAAWSDDRNGSMDIYGVRLDETGAALQASPMAIGTDPAFDALIGVASDGSDYLVVWRNALYSRLWAHRIDGATGAVLDHFEIEVGLESAPRGNVVFGAGHYLVIGKPSPQSGMHAVRIAPDGEVLGASTAEVVPPEASSSEVATVYGGHHFMVAYAQDDKIFAVPVDHRGIPGTPVQVAVTLPAATDIEYVSVAFDGDHFLVGWAEDTWSNSLVRLARIDATGNLIQTGLANPSELDTRGDKLALSGDKSATLFLQDHVNPGGSQPHNLEAAVVGNQTTAEPPFVLAASDMPHNRLESAASTRPGSHLVAYTRETDFGERRLYARRVEIPLPFAAHSQSVFTREETPVRVDLSGHDPDGGALTFSLASQPAHGTFTGTLPALTYIPDPDFVGTDVFEFAVTNPQGATDTARVWVTVDAVNDAPEALDDSFSTHEDAPIEIDVLANDTDVEDVTVHRASLCSFAEHGELIELGEGRYRYEPERHFVGTDSFCYEAFDSEGLRAEATVTIEVTPVNDVPSFIAPTPREGTRYELRAGDVVEFQIAASDVEDAVLTYGVDPLPPTANFSAQTGEFRWQPTWREAGEYRLTLFAEEAVGTRITRHIEVAVQIEDADADGIPDDLDNCPQTANADQFDNDADDLGDVCDPDDDDDSIDDVEDACPFDAGGDIDGCPVGEPDISDPDAGDAGDEDDHRPGGSSGGCSAGGDAAPPVGWALLVGLIFLGFIRQTSET; encoded by the coding sequence ATGTCCGCGCTGACCCATACGACGTCGGCGGTGTCGAGCCCGACGGTCTCCGGGGAGCTGGAACTCGATGCTCCGGTATTGGCTCCGCATCTCGATGACCAATTCGATCCGGAGATTGCATTCGACGGGACGAATTTTTGGGTGGTTTTTGTCGAGCAGAAGTACTCGGGGCGCGCCGAGATTCGAGGCGTGCGCATTTCCCCGCTCGGCCATGTGCTCGACCCGAAGGGCATCCGGCTTGCGAGCCTCACCTGGCTCCACCCCAGCTCGTTCATCCCCGTCGATGTGAGCATCGCGTGCATCACCGGGCAGTGTCTGGTCAGCTACAGCGCGTATTGGGATTACGGCCCGTACGAGACGCGCGCGTTTCGAATCGATGCGGACGGTAACCGGCTCGAGCAGCAGGATATGGTCGTCGAGATCGGGGGCCTGTATCCGAAGGTCGCCACCGACGGGGCAAATTACCTGGTGGCTGTTCGTGCCGGTGGCTCCGGTGGGTACGAGCTTCGCGCGAGGCGCATCTCGGCGGGCGGCCAGTTTATGGAGGCGCAGCCCTTTGTCATCGCCTCTTCTCAGCGCCGGCTTTGGCTGGCCGACATCGCCTTCGGCCAGTCCACCTACTTACTGACGTATGTCGAGGGGCAGTCGCCCTACGATCACAACGCGGTGCGCGTTTCGACCGCCGGCGCGGTGCTCGACCCCGGCGGAATCTCTCTGTGTACGCAGTGTGGTGGTCGCCTGTCGATGGTCGCCGGAGCCGGCAAATTCTTGGTCACGCGGCCCGGCTCTACGGGGCTTCATGGCCAATTCATCACCGAGGACGGCGTGATCGACCCGCAGACGTTCTCGCCTGCCGGTGTACGGTTCAGCAAAGCGCTCACCTACGATGGGCACAGTTTCGTCGTCTCTTGGCCGACATTGGGCGGAATCGTCACCAGCCGACTGAGTGATACGGGAGCGCTGCTCGACCCGACGCCTCGGCAGGTTGCAACGCGTCTGGGGCGGTCGGGTGTCGGGCTCAGCGCAGCGAGTGACGGGCACAAGACGCTCATGGTCTGGAACGTGCGCGAACTGTTGAGCGGCCTGAACCTGTACGCGGCTCGAATCAGCCGTTCGGGAGCCATCCTCGACTCGGGCGGCTTCATCCCCTATGGCCAAGACAGCCGACGCAGCATGGTCGAACTGGCGACCAACGGTGACGGCTACTTCGCCGCATGGAGCGACGACCGCAACGGTTCGATGGACATCTACGGGGTGCGCCTCGACGAGACGGGCGCTGCGTTGCAGGCTTCACCCATGGCCATCGGCACCGACCCGGCCTTCGACGCCCTGATCGGCGTCGCTTCCGACGGCTCCGATTATCTGGTGGTCTGGCGCAACGCCCTCTACAGCCGACTGTGGGCCCATCGCATCGATGGCGCGACCGGCGCCGTGCTCGACCACTTCGAGATCGAGGTCGGGCTGGAGTCGGCGCCTCGAGGCAACGTCGTCTTCGGCGCAGGGCACTACCTGGTGATCGGCAAGCCCAGTCCCCAGTCGGGCATGCACGCGGTGCGTATCGCGCCAGACGGCGAGGTGCTCGGCGCGAGCACCGCGGAGGTCGTGCCGCCCGAGGCATCGTCCTCCGAGGTGGCCACGGTCTATGGCGGTCATCACTTCATGGTGGCGTACGCTCAGGATGACAAGATCTTTGCCGTCCCGGTCGACCACCGAGGCATTCCCGGGACCCCGGTGCAAGTGGCTGTGACGCTTCCTGCAGCCACCGACATCGAATATGTGTCAGTTGCGTTCGACGGTGACCATTTTCTGGTCGGTTGGGCCGAGGATACATGGAGTAACAGCCTGGTTCGCCTGGCTCGCATCGATGCCACCGGAAACCTCATCCAGACGGGATTGGCGAATCCGAGCGAGCTCGACACCCGCGGAGACAAGCTGGCGCTCTCCGGCGACAAGTCGGCGACGCTCTTTCTCCAAGACCACGTGAACCCTGGCGGGTCGCAGCCTCACAATCTCGAAGCCGCGGTCGTCGGCAACCAGACCACAGCCGAGCCTCCCTTCGTGTTGGCGGCCTCCGACATGCCGCACAACCGACTCGAGAGTGCTGCTTCGACCCGCCCGGGAAGCCATCTCGTCGCCTATACTCGCGAGACCGACTTCGGGGAGCGGCGTCTGTACGCTCGGCGTGTCGAGATACCGTTGCCTTTCGCCGCTCACTCCCAGTCGGTCTTCACCCGGGAAGAAACACCAGTGCGAGTGGACTTGTCGGGCCACGATCCCGACGGCGGCGCGCTCACTTTCTCGCTGGCAAGCCAACCCGCGCATGGCACCTTCACAGGTACGCTCCCGGCGCTAACCTACATCCCCGATCCCGATTTCGTAGGTACCGACGTCTTCGAGTTTGCCGTCACCAATCCACAGGGGGCGACGGACACCGCGCGTGTCTGGGTCACGGTCGATGCGGTCAACGACGCGCCCGAGGCGCTCGACGACTCGTTTTCGACTCACGAAGACGCTCCCATCGAAATCGACGTGCTCGCCAACGACACCGACGTCGAGGATGTGACCGTCCACCGCGCGAGCTTGTGCAGCTTCGCCGAACACGGCGAGCTTATCGAACTGGGCGAGGGCCGATACCGTTACGAGCCGGAGCGGCACTTCGTGGGCACCGATTCGTTTTGTTATGAGGCCTTCGACTCCGAAGGACTGCGCGCCGAGGCGACGGTGACGATCGAGGTCACGCCCGTCAACGACGTTCCCTCCTTCATCGCGCCGACGCCCAGAGAGGGCACTCGGTACGAACTCCGCGCAGGCGACGTGGTGGAGTTTCAGATCGCCGCGTCGGACGTCGAGGACGCCGTGCTCACCTACGGAGTCGATCCCCTTCCCCCGACGGCCAACTTCTCGGCGCAAACCGGCGAATTTCGGTGGCAGCCCACTTGGCGTGAGGCCGGCGAGTATCGACTCACGCTCTTCGCGGAGGAAGCCGTGGGCACGCGTATCACTCGACATATCGAAGTCGCCGTCCAGATCGAGGACGCCGACGCCGACGGCATCCCCGACGACCTCGACAACTGCCCCCAGACCGCCAACGCCGACCAATTCGACAACGATGCGGACGACTTGGGAGACGTCTGCGATCCCGATGACGACGACGATTCGATCGACGACGTCGAAGACGCCTGTCCCTTCGACGCGGGCGGAGACATCGATGGATGTCCCGTCGGCGAGCCCGACATTAGCGACCCCGATGCCGGAGACGCGGGAGACGAAGACGACCACCGTCCGGGCGGTAGCTCCGGAGGCTGCTCGGCCGGCGGCGACGCCGCTCCGCCCGTCGGGTGGGCCCTACTCGTGGGCCTCATCTTTCTCGGCTTTATTCGCCAAACAAGCGAAACATAA